The window GCCTGCGGAGATGGTCGAGCGCTTCCTTGGCCACGCGGTCCGGATCGTCGCGGTACGGCGAGCGGAACACGTTGGGGTACACGGAGTGGTACACCGTCGGCACGAGCGGTTCCGCCGCGATGCGGTACTTCGCCTTGGAAGCGGTGAGCGTCATCGCGCCGTACGTGCGCCCGTGGAAGCCGCCCCAGAACGCGATGATGCCGGGCCGGCGCGTGTGGTAGCGGACCAGCTTCATCGCGGCCTCGATGGCCTCGGCGCCGCTGTTGCCGAAGTAGAACGTCTCGATGCCGTCCGGGGTGATCTCGCGCAGGCGCTCGGCCAGGCGCAGCGCCGGCTCATACGCAGTGACGCCGATGGCGGAGTGCACCAGCCGGTCGAGCTGCTCCTTGACGGCGGCGATCACCTTCGGGTGACGGTGTCCGGTGTTGTTGACGGCGAAGCCCTGGGTGAAGTCGATGTACCGGGTGCCGTCCGCGCCCCAGATGAAGGATCCTTCCGCGCGCGTGACCGGCAGGTTCGGCCAGTCGTTGGCGAGCGGCGGCGCGAGGAGTTCCTTCAGGCGCCCGGTCAGTTCCTGAAACGTGGACACGCCTGCATCCTTCCCTTCCGTGTCTACCCTAGTCGTTCCCCGTTCGCTTGTCGATGCCCGCCCTTCGGGGGACAATGGACGATGGCGCGCCGCACCGCGCGCGTCCCGCACCCTTTCTCGAAGGAGCGATGCGCTTGGCACGCAGCGACGGCCGCGGGCCCCACGAACTGCGCCCCCTCATGCTGGAGCGGTCGGTGTTGAAGTATCCGGAAGGATCGGCGCTGATCGTCGCCGGCGACACGCGCGTCATCTGCACGGCCTCGGTCGAGAACGGCGTCCCCGCCTGGTTGAGGGGACAGGGCCGGGGCTGGATCACGGCGGAGTACAGCATGCTCCCGCGCGCGACGCAACAGCGGACGCCAAGGGAGGCGTCGCGGGGCAAGCAGAGCGGGCGCACGGTGGAGATCCAGCGCCTGATCGGCCGCGCGCTGCGGGCGGCCGTCGACCTCGACCTTCTCGGCGAGCGCACCATCTGGATCGACTGCGACGTGATCCAGGCCGACGCCGGCACGCGCACGGCCAGCATCACCGGAGCCTTCGTCGCGGTGGCCGAGGCCATGGCACGGCTCCTGGACGCCGGGGAGCTCGCCCGTTCCCCGCTGCGCGACTACGTCGCCGCCGTGAGCGTCGGGGTCGTGGAGGGGGAAGCGCGCCTCGACTTGAACTATGAAGAAGACTCGACGGCGCAGGTCGACTTCAACGTCGTCGCCACGGGCTCCGGGGAGCTCGTGGAGGTGCAGGGGACCGCGGAGGGCCGTCCCTTCGCGCGGGACGTGCTGGACGGGCTCGTCGACCTGGCGCTGGAGGGCATCGCGCGGATCGTCGACGCGCAGAAGGCGGCGCTGGGGCCGCTCGCGGCCCTGGTGGGGGCGCCGCCCGCGGAGGAGGACGCCGGCCCGGCATGACGCGGCTCCTCATCG of the Clostridia bacterium genome contains:
- the rph gene encoding ribonuclease PH gives rise to the protein MRLARSDGRGPHELRPLMLERSVLKYPEGSALIVAGDTRVICTASVENGVPAWLRGQGRGWITAEYSMLPRATQQRTPREASRGKQSGRTVEIQRLIGRALRAAVDLDLLGERTIWIDCDVIQADAGTRTASITGAFVAVAEAMARLLDAGELARSPLRDYVAAVSVGVVEGEARLDLNYEEDSTAQVDFNVVATGSGELVEVQGTAEGRPFARDVLDGLVDLALEGIARIVDAQKAALGPLAALVGAPPAEEDAGPA